The proteins below come from a single Natranaerofaba carboxydovora genomic window:
- the tpiA gene encoding triose-phosphate isomerase, whose product MNMTVYIAGNWKMNNSPNETEDFMTNLGQFNIDAKSYGLDNSIKAIVCPSSIALERASDKKPAWLELGAQDSYFEESGAYTGEVSPSMLKDFGVKYVIVGHSERRNIFGEVNEDINKKVKKILELDMIPILCVGENDTEREQGITFPVIEIQIKKALWGIDKNELNRIIIAYEPVWAIGTGKAATPEDAEEVGSYIKEVLANIDQRNGEAVPVLYGGSVNPDNIAGFVNMGNIDGALVGGKSVKSDSFVELIKKVSEII is encoded by the coding sequence ATGAATATGACAGTATATATTGCTGGTAACTGGAAAATGAATAACTCTCCAAATGAAACTGAAGATTTTATGACAAATCTCGGGCAATTTAATATAGATGCAAAGTCTTATGGTTTAGATAATAGTATTAAAGCTATTGTTTGTCCGTCATCAATAGCACTAGAAAGGGCATCTGATAAGAAACCAGCCTGGTTAGAGCTAGGTGCTCAGGATTCATACTTTGAAGAGTCAGGGGCATATACAGGAGAAGTATCTCCTTCAATGCTAAAAGACTTTGGGGTAAAATATGTAATAGTTGGTCATTCTGAAAGAAGAAATATATTTGGAGAAGTAAATGAGGATATTAACAAAAAAGTTAAGAAAATACTGGAATTAGATATGATTCCAATACTATGTGTAGGAGAAAATGATACAGAAAGAGAACAGGGGATTACATTTCCTGTGATAGAGATTCAGATCAAAAAAGCTCTGTGGGGAATAGATAAAAATGAGCTAAATCGTATTATAATCGCCTATGAACCTGTATGGGCAATAGGAACAGGCAAAGCTGCAACTCCAGAAGATGCCGAAGAAGTGGGAAGCTATATCAAAGAAGTTCTAGCAAATATTGATCAAAGAAATGGAGAAGCTGTACCTGTTTTATACGGGGGAAGTGTCAACCCTGATAATATAGCAGGATTTGTAAATATGGGAAACATAGATGGAGCTCTAGTTGGTGGTAAAAGCGTAAAATCTGATTCTTTTGTAGAGCTAATAAAAAAAGTGAGTGAAATAATTTGA
- the gpmI gene encoding 2,3-bisphosphoglycerate-independent phosphoglycerate mutase, producing MINKEKKPEKPVALIILDGYGMSDEKDGNAPALAETPYLDSLFNDYKWLTLKADGLSVGLPEGQMGNSEVGHMNIGAGRIVYQELTRIDREIETGDFFKNEVLTSLIDKLVSKKKSLHIWGLLSDGGVHSHIEHLFSLLKLAKERGLKDVYIHAVTDGRDVPPKIAKKYIDQLEEFIQDLGVGKIKTVMGRYYAMDRDERFERTEKAYKAFKGKAEINVDTASEAVEKAYERDELDEFIEPTNINNSDKDDKDDKNDKNEYVSPGDGVICFNFRPDRARQMTRAFIDKEDVDYVCFTQYDNEFDLPVAYPPQKLINIAGEYLAEKKKSQFRIAETEKYAHVTFFFNGGKEEAYELEDRVLIPSPKVDTYDQKPEMSAYQVTEEAISNINEKDYDFVLINYANPDMVGHTGDQDACIKALEALDKCLAKFVPNILEKGGIALVTSDHGNSEMMIDPNTGGAHTAHTNNNVPFILVDKNKNYELKDLEEPKLADIMPTVIELLKLGQPEEMTGRSLIKEAN from the coding sequence TTGATAAATAAAGAGAAAAAACCAGAAAAACCAGTTGCTTTAATAATATTAGATGGATATGGAATGTCAGATGAAAAAGATGGGAATGCCCCGGCTCTTGCAGAGACCCCTTATCTTGACAGTTTGTTTAATGACTACAAATGGTTAACCCTTAAAGCAGATGGTTTGAGTGTAGGCCTTCCTGAAGGTCAGATGGGTAATAGTGAAGTGGGGCATATGAATATAGGAGCAGGGCGAATAGTTTATCAGGAATTGACAAGAATAGATAGAGAAATTGAAACAGGTGATTTTTTTAAGAATGAAGTACTGACAAGTTTGATTGATAAGTTGGTTAGTAAGAAAAAATCACTACATATATGGGGGCTTTTGTCAGACGGTGGAGTGCACAGCCATATTGAGCATTTATTTTCCCTTCTTAAATTAGCTAAGGAAAGAGGTTTGAAGGATGTATATATCCATGCTGTGACAGATGGAAGAGATGTTCCACCCAAAATAGCAAAAAAATATATTGACCAATTAGAAGAGTTTATACAGGATCTAGGAGTTGGAAAGATAAAGACTGTTATGGGTAGATATTATGCTATGGATAGGGACGAGCGTTTTGAAAGAACTGAGAAAGCTTATAAGGCATTTAAGGGAAAAGCTGAGATCAATGTGGATACTGCTTCTGAAGCTGTGGAAAAGGCCTATGAGCGTGACGAGCTAGATGAGTTCATTGAACCTACAAACATTAATAATTCAGACAAAGATGATAAAGACGATAAGAATGATAAGAATGAATACGTAAGCCCGGGTGATGGGGTTATCTGCTTTAATTTTAGACCTGATAGAGCTAGGCAGATGACAAGGGCTTTTATCGATAAAGAAGATGTAGATTACGTTTGTTTTACCCAGTATGATAATGAGTTTGATTTGCCTGTAGCCTATCCACCTCAAAAGCTAATAAACATAGCGGGAGAATATTTGGCAGAGAAGAAAAAATCGCAGTTTAGAATTGCAGAAACAGAGAAATATGCTCATGTTACCTTCTTTTTTAATGGTGGGAAGGAAGAAGCCTATGAATTAGAAGACAGGGTGCTTATACCTTCTCCTAAAGTCGATACCTATGATCAAAAACCCGAGATGAGCGCTTATCAGGTAACAGAAGAGGCCATTAGCAATATAAATGAAAAAGACTATGACTTCGTATTAATAAACTATGCAAATCCTGATATGGTAGGCCATACAGGAGATCAGGATGCATGTATAAAAGCTCTTGAAGCTCTAGACAAGTGCCTGGCTAAATTTGTACCAAATATCTTAGAAAAAGGCGGAATAGCTCTTGTAACATCAGACCATGGAAATTCAGAAATGATGATAGATCCAAATACAGGAGGAGCTCATACCGCCCATACTAATAACAACGTTCCATTTATACTTGTCGATAAAAATAAAAATTATGAACTAAAAGATTTAGAAGAACCTAAATTAGCAGATATTATGCCAACTGTAATTGAACTGCTTAAACTTGGTCAACCTGAAGAAATGACAGGAAGAAGTCTAATAAAGGAGGCAAATTAA